One genomic region from Campylobacter sp. RM5004 encodes:
- a CDS encoding restriction endonuclease subunit S: protein MNNWKKCKLGDAPLEFIDGDRGKNYPKQNEFHSNEYCLFLSTKNVRENGFDFSECQFITKEKDEILKKGKLKINDLVLTTRGTIGNLALYKENISYKNIRINSGMLIIRPNNEELDSRYAFYLFKNLKDEFDNFVSGSAQPQLPIRDLKEVEITLPPLEEQRQIAAILSSIDDKIELLHEQNKTLEELAQTLFRHYFIENPNPSWQEKPLSDFGNIICGKTPSKKVNEYYNGDIPFIKIPDMHGNIFVFKTNEYLSELGSQTQINKLIPKKSICVSCIATVGVVSMNAFESYTNQQINSIVPKKEHYRYFLYLYMKHLYDYLQSMASGGTATANLNTRDFSNIHILMPDEEIMINFNGKTSEYFDKIFKNLEQIQTLENMRDILIPKLLNGEIKVGGNQ from the coding sequence ATGAATAATTGGAAAAAATGTAAGCTTGGGGATGCCCCATTAGAATTTATAGACGGAGATAGGGGCAAGAACTATCCAAAACAAAATGAATTTCATTCTAATGAATACTGCTTATTTTTAAGCACTAAAAATGTAAGAGAGAATGGTTTTGATTTTAGCGAATGTCAGTTTATTACCAAAGAAAAAGATGAGATTTTAAAAAAAGGTAAGTTAAAAATCAATGATTTAGTTTTAACCACAAGGGGAACTATCGGAAATCTAGCATTATATAAAGAAAATATATCTTATAAAAATATAAGAATAAACTCGGGAATGCTTATAATTAGACCAAATAATGAAGAGTTGGATAGCAGATATGCGTTTTATCTTTTTAAAAATTTAAAAGATGAATTTGATAATTTTGTTTCTGGGAGTGCTCAACCACAGCTACCTATTAGAGATTTAAAAGAAGTTGAAATTACACTACCACCACTAGAAGAGCAAAGGCAAATCGCTGCTATTTTAAGTAGTATTGATGACAAGATAGAGCTACTACACGAGCAAAACAAAACCCTGGAAGAACTCGCCCAAACTCTTTTTAGACACTATTTCATAGAAAACCCAAACCCATCTTGGCAAGAAAAACCATTGAGTGATTTTGGCAATATAATTTGTGGAAAAACTCCATCAAAAAAGGTTAATGAGTATTACAATGGAGATATTCCATTTATTAAAATTCCTGATATGCACGGAAATATTTTTGTGTTTAAAACAAATGAGTATTTATCCGAGCTAGGCTCACAAACTCAAATAAATAAATTAATCCCAAAAAAGAGTATTTGCGTCAGCTGTATAGCTACGGTTGGCGTGGTATCTATGAATGCTTTTGAAAGTTATACAAATCAGCAAATAAACTCTATCGTTCCTAAAAAAGAGCATTATAGATATTTTCTTTATTTGTATATGAAACATTTGTATGATTATTTGCAAAGTATGGCAAGTGGTGGCACGGCAACGGCTAATTTAAATACAAGGGATTTTTCAAATATTCATATTTTAATGCCAGATGAAGAAATTATGATAAATTTTAATGGTAAAACAAGTGAGTATTTTGACAAAATATTTAAAAATTTAGAACAAATCCAAACCTTAGAAAATATGCGTGATATACTTATACCAAAACTCCTAAACGGAGAAATAAAAGTAGGTGGTAATCAATGA
- a CDS encoding HsdR family type I site-specific deoxyribonuclease: MDFSIESNVKAYFIETLKDLGWQYLSEKECNELRQNDFNEPLLLAKLKEFLRTNYQLNDDELIIMINKLKAPITSLITANETITKLILLGEGLEQKGKPSRHINYIDYENPSKNSFIITEEFSLTNAKNEQKKSTRIDLVLFVNGIPLVSIELKNSCVGAAEAINQLLNHQHPDRIENFYKFIQLCVASCGTITKYGTTLTPSKFYNVFKDKSNDDSVKVLCNNILKPRNLLEFISDFIFFSKSKDKTNKIASRYQQYFGIKEVIKAIKDKHGGLVWHTQGSGKSYTMLMLVNILARLNSTAQKIIITDRIELDEQISATINGTANLDTLHHAKNTSHLNELLNDDGVGLITTTIFKFSDLKDIKNRTRFILIDEAHRSQNGELHMQMLDNLGENAYIIAFTGTPLLSKEKSSIAKYGGLLHTYNIGEAVEDGAIVPLLYENKMIELGLSNKEELEKRFDELTLGLSNEQKEQIKQKWAKIKKASYFNFKA; encoded by the coding sequence ATGGATTTTAGTATAGAAAGCAATGTAAAAGCGTATTTTATAGAGACTTTAAAGGATTTGGGCTGGCAGTATCTAAGCGAAAAAGAATGCAACGAGCTTAGGCAAAACGACTTTAACGAACCTTTGCTTTTAGCTAAGCTTAAGGAGTTTTTAAGGACAAATTATCAGCTAAATGATGATGAGCTCATCATAATGATAAACAAGCTAAAAGCCCCAATTACCAGCCTAATCACAGCCAACGAAACCATCACAAAGCTTATTTTACTTGGCGAAGGCTTAGAGCAAAAAGGCAAACCTTCAAGGCATATAAACTACATAGATTACGAAAATCCGTCTAAAAACTCATTCATAATCACAGAAGAATTTAGCCTTACAAACGCCAAAAACGAGCAAAAGAAAAGCACTAGGATTGATTTGGTGTTGTTTGTAAATGGTATCCCGCTTGTTAGCATTGAGCTTAAAAACTCGTGCGTTGGAGCAGCTGAAGCGATAAACCAACTCCTAAACCACCAGCACCCAGATAGGATTGAGAACTTTTATAAGTTCATTCAGCTTTGCGTTGCAAGTTGTGGCACTATCACTAAATACGGCACAACGCTAACGCCTAGCAAATTTTACAATGTCTTTAAGGATAAAAGCAACGATGATAGCGTAAAAGTGCTTTGTAACAATATCTTAAAGCCTAGAAATTTGCTTGAGTTTATAAGTGATTTTATATTTTTTAGCAAGTCTAAAGACAAAACTAACAAAATCGCAAGCCGTTATCAACAATACTTTGGCATAAAAGAAGTGATAAAAGCTATCAAAGATAAGCACGGCGGTCTAGTATGGCACACTCAAGGCAGTGGCAAAAGCTACACAATGCTAATGCTAGTAAATATCCTAGCTAGACTAAACAGCACAGCCCAAAAAATCATCATCACAGATAGAATAGAACTAGATGAGCAAATCTCAGCGACCATAAACGGCACGGCAAATCTTGACACCTTGCACCACGCCAAAAACACAAGCCATTTAAACGAGCTTTTAAACGATGATGGAGTGGGGCTTATCACGACTACGATTTTTAAATTTAGCGATTTAAAAGATATAAAAAATAGAACAAGATTTATCCTAATAGATGAAGCCCACAGAAGCCAAAACGGCGAACTTCATATGCAAATGCTTGATAACTTAGGCGAAAATGCCTACATCATAGCATTTACAGGAACGCCGCTTTTATCTAAAGAAAAATCAAGCATAGCAAAATACGGCGGACTTTTGCATACTTATAATATCGGCGAAGCAGTAGAAGATGGTGCTATCGTGCCACTTTTGTATGAAAACAAAATGATAGAGCTTGGTCTTAGCAATAAAGAAGAGCTAGAAAAAAGATTTGATGAGCTTACGCTTGGGCTTAGTAACGAGCAAAAAGAGCAAATCAAGCAAAAATGGGCGAAGATTAAAAAAGCTTCATACTTCAATTTCAAGGCTTGA
- a CDS encoding helix-turn-helix domain-containing protein — protein sequence MNFEFIQKLLEAKTQENEVVEYKQNNKEINTLAKNISALSNTAALLGIDKAYLVFGIEDKTLKIVGTKFKPKKEKKGNEELESWLHKALTPNIEFTIHEISKDEINLVVFEIDATKISPIKFEEKAYIRIGSNTKQLDKYPEKEKKLWQVLSGFSFETEIAKSNLNIDDIYDLLDCQKCLNMLKIPYNDNVSHDYVIENLIKLELVKKINNSFAITNLGAILFARDLTKFESLDRKRIRFIRYKGKGKIDALEELEGKKGYAIGFKGLISYIMKYVPKNEVIENAIRKDTTLYPEIAIRELVANAIIHQDFTIDGRNPMIEMYSDRIEITNNGKSLIDIKRLIDMPSKSRNDKLANLMRIMGICEERGSGVDKVIDSVEFYQLPAPEFTNDGDYFQAILFSYMPLEDMTKQDRIRATYQHCCLKWASRDVMTNASLRARFKIGDKQHSKASKIISDTLEVGLIKQQDPENKSTKHTKYVPYFV from the coding sequence ATGAATTTTGAGTTTATACAAAAATTATTAGAAGCAAAAACGCAAGAAAATGAAGTGGTTGAATATAAACAAAACAATAAAGAGATAAATACATTGGCAAAAAATATTTCAGCTTTATCAAATACAGCTGCTTTGCTAGGAATTGATAAAGCTTATCTTGTTTTTGGCATTGAAGATAAAACATTAAAGATTGTCGGCACGAAATTTAAACCTAAAAAAGAAAAAAAAGGAAATGAAGAGCTTGAGAGTTGGTTGCATAAAGCTTTAACACCTAACATAGAATTTACAATTCATGAAATTTCTAAAGACGAGATTAATTTAGTAGTATTTGAAATTGATGCTACTAAAATTTCGCCAATAAAATTTGAAGAAAAAGCCTATATAAGAATAGGTAGCAATACAAAACAATTAGATAAATATCCAGAAAAAGAGAAAAAGTTATGGCAAGTTCTTTCAGGCTTTTCTTTTGAGACTGAAATAGCAAAGTCAAATTTAAATATTGATGATATATATGATTTGTTAGATTGTCAAAAATGTTTAAATATGTTAAAAATACCTTACAATGACAATGTATCTCATGATTATGTTATTGAAAATTTGATTAAATTGGAGTTGGTAAAAAAAATAAATAATTCTTTTGCTATTACTAATTTAGGTGCTATTTTATTTGCAAGAGATTTAACAAAATTTGAAAGCCTAGATAGAAAAAGAATTAGATTTATAAGATATAAAGGCAAAGGTAAAATTGATGCATTAGAAGAATTAGAAGGTAAGAAAGGATATGCAATTGGTTTTAAAGGGTTGATTTCGTATATAATGAAATATGTTCCTAAAAATGAAGTTATAGAGAATGCGATAAGAAAAGACACTACTTTATATCCAGAAATTGCGATAAGAGAACTTGTAGCTAATGCGATAATTCATCAAGATTTTACAATAGATGGTAGAAATCCAATGATTGAAATGTATAGCGATAGAATAGAGATAACAAACAATGGAAAATCTCTCATAGATATCAAACGCTTAATAGATATGCCATCAAAGTCAAGGAACGATAAACTAGCTAACCTAATGAGAATAATGGGTATATGTGAAGAAAGAGGATCTGGTGTGGATAAGGTTATAGATAGTGTTGAATTTTATCAATTGCCAGCACCAGAATTTACAAATGACGGGGATTATTTTCAGGCAATTTTATTTTCCTATATGCCTTTAGAGGATATGACTAAACAAGATAGAATAAGAGCTACTTATCAGCATTGTTGTTTAAAATGGGCTTCAAGGGATGTGATGACAAACGCTAGTTTAAGAGCTAGATTTAAAATAGGCGACAAACAACACTCAAAAGCTTCTAAAATAATCAGTGATACTTTAGAGGTGGGTTTGATTAAACAACAAGACCCAGAGAACAAATCTACAAAACATACCAAATATGTTCCATATTTTGTTTAG
- a CDS encoding type I restriction-modification system subunit M, translating to MDSVYKALLNQLDFKLEEHSTFAYLQEHKNATNLGELINTALSSLETLNKEKLEGIFTHIDFNNPSKLGDTQQRNTTLKQLINDFSSLDLRPSRLENKDIIGDAYEYLIAKFASDSGKKGGEFYTPSMVSVLLAELVGIKDGEEIYDPTCGSGSLLLKASQKGTNNFIYGQEKNAQTYALCVMNMFLHNIPNPKIKWGDTLTNPLHLDANGDLRRFSKIVANPPFSLDKWGYEELKEDRFSRFNYGMPPKSKGDYAFLLHMIKSLKNGGTLGVVMPHGVLFRGSSEGKIRASLIKQGYLKAIIGLPSNLFYGTSIPACIMIFSKEQNEKVIFIDASSCYEKGKNQNTLKDIDKILKAYHGNTDINGFCKVVSLDEIEQNDFNLNIPRYVAAEDETLQIDYTELKEQINSLNAKLELSNAKLQGYLKELGL from the coding sequence CGCCTACCTACAAGAGCACAAAAACGCCACCAACCTAGGCGAGCTAATCAACACCGCCCTAAGCAGCCTAGAAACGCTAAACAAAGAAAAGCTAGAAGGCATATTCACCCACATAGATTTCAACAATCCTTCTAAGCTAGGCGACACTCAGCAAAGAAACACCACCCTAAAACAGCTCATAAACGACTTTTCAAGCCTTGATTTACGCCCAAGCCGCCTAGAAAACAAAGACATCATAGGCGACGCATACGAGTATCTAATCGCAAAATTCGCAAGCGATTCAGGCAAAAAGGGCGGCGAGTTTTACACCCCTAGCATGGTGAGCGTCCTACTTGCCGAGCTAGTCGGCATCAAAGACGGCGAAGAGATATACGACCCTACTTGTGGTTCAGGCTCACTTTTGCTAAAAGCAAGCCAAAAAGGCACAAACAACTTCATCTACGGACAAGAAAAAAACGCCCAAACCTACGCCCTATGCGTTATGAATATGTTCTTACACAATATCCCAAACCCTAAGATAAAGTGGGGCGACACACTCACAAACCCACTTCACCTAGATGCTAACGGCGATTTAAGACGCTTTAGCAAAATAGTCGCAAACCCACCTTTTAGCCTTGATAAATGGGGCTATGAAGAGCTAAAGGAAGATAGATTTTCAAGGTTTAACTACGGTATGCCACCTAAAAGCAAGGGCGATTATGCCTTTTTACTCCACATGATAAAGTCTTTAAAAAACGGCGGAACCTTAGGTGTAGTAATGCCCCACGGAGTGCTTTTCAGAGGCTCAAGCGAGGGCAAAATAAGGGCAAGTCTTATAAAACAAGGCTACCTAAAAGCCATCATCGGACTTCCAAGCAACCTTTTTTATGGCACGAGCATACCGGCTTGTATAATGATTTTTAGCAAGGAGCAAAACGAAAAAGTGATTTTCATAGATGCAAGTTCTTGCTATGAAAAAGGCAAAAACCAAAACACCCTAAAAGACATTGACAAAATCCTAAAAGCCTATCACGGAAACACCGACATAAACGGCTTTTGCAAGGTAGTAAGCCTTGATGAGATAGAGCAAAACGACTTCAACCTAAACATACCAAGATATGTAGCAGCAGAAGATGAAACCTTGCAAATTGACTATACCGAACTAAAAGAGCAAATAAACAGCCTAAACGCCAAGCTAGAACTCTCAAACGCCAAATTACAAGGATACCTAAAGGAGCTAGGATTATGA
- a CDS encoding class I SAM-dependent DNA methyltransferase, with amino-acid sequence MAKKVEIKLEDALWKSADKLRKNIDAAEYKHIVLGLIFLRYISDSFMQKYEELLKEQSEGADPEDADEYLADNIFFVPEKSRYNYIRDNAKNPKIGKMLDEAMDEIEKHNDTLKGVLPKVYAKDNLDSKCLGELIDLIGNIAFDTGKSADVLGHVFEYFLGEFALAEGKQGGQFYTPKCVVELLVAMLEPYKGRVFDPCCGSGGMFVQSEEFVKSRQGRLDDISIYGQESNQTTYKLAKMNLAIRKIESSQVIWNNEGSFLNDAHQDLKADFIIANPPFNDSDWSGEQLEQDGRWKYGVPPASNANYAWIQHFLYHLSPNGGVAGFVLAKGALTSNTTNEAAIRKALIEDDLIDCIVNLPAKLFLNTGIPASLWFIRRQKLPNTAKKTLFIDARDLGTMINRRNKTLNKDDINQIANTYKAWKNGTDYEDIKGFCKSASIDEIRELSYVLTPGRYVGLADSDDEFDFDTRFNELLTKLKSQIKTEQELSETILKNLEKIRI; translated from the coding sequence ATGGCAAAGAAAGTAGAAATTAAACTAGAAGATGCGTTGTGGAAAAGTGCCGATAAATTACGCAAAAACATCGATGCAGCAGAGTATAAACACATAGTTTTAGGACTTATATTTTTACGCTACATTAGCGATAGCTTCATGCAAAAATACGAAGAATTACTCAAAGAACAATCCGAAGGAGCCGACCCAGAAGATGCAGACGAATACCTAGCTGACAATATCTTTTTTGTCCCAGAAAAATCTCGCTACAACTACATAAGAGATAACGCCAAAAACCCCAAAATAGGCAAAATGTTAGATGAAGCAATGGATGAGATAGAAAAACACAACGATACCTTAAAAGGAGTTTTGCCAAAAGTCTATGCTAAAGACAATCTAGATAGCAAATGCCTAGGCGAACTCATAGACCTGATAGGCAACATCGCCTTTGATACTGGTAAAAGTGCTGATGTTTTAGGTCATGTATTTGAGTATTTTTTAGGTGAGTTTGCCCTAGCTGAAGGCAAACAAGGCGGACAATTCTACACTCCAAAATGCGTCGTAGAACTCCTAGTAGCCATGCTTGAGCCATACAAGGGCAGGGTGTTTGACCCTTGCTGTGGAAGTGGCGGTATGTTTGTTCAAAGCGAAGAGTTCGTAAAATCTCGCCAAGGCAGACTAGATGACATCTCAATCTATGGTCAAGAGTCAAATCAGACCACCTACAAACTCGCCAAAATGAACCTAGCCATAAGAAAAATTGAAAGCTCACAAGTGATATGGAACAACGAAGGCTCATTTTTAAACGACGCCCACCAAGACCTAAAAGCTGATTTTATCATAGCCAACCCACCATTTAACGACTCAGACTGGAGCGGCGAACAGCTAGAGCAAGACGGCAGATGGAAATACGGCGTCCCACCAGCAAGTAACGCCAACTACGCTTGGATACAGCACTTTTTATATCATCTATCGCCAAACGGCGGTGTAGCAGGATTTGTCCTAGCTAAAGGCGCACTTACAAGCAATACCACAAATGAAGCAGCTATTAGAAAAGCACTCATTGAAGATGATTTGATAGATTGTATAGTAAATCTACCCGCAAAGCTGTTTTTAAACACAGGTATCCCCGCATCACTTTGGTTTATAAGACGCCAAAAGCTACCAAACACAGCTAAAAAGACGCTTTTTATAGATGCAAGAGATTTAGGAACTATGATAAATAGACGCAACAAAACCCTAAACAAAGATGACATAAACCAAATCGCAAACACTTATAAAGCTTGGAAAAACGGCACCGACTATGAAGACATAAAAGGCTTTTGTAAAAGTGCTAGCATAGATGAGATAAGAGAGCTTTCTTATGTGCTTACCCCAGGGCGTTATGTGGGGCTTGCTGATAGTGATGATGAGTTTGATTTTGATACTAGATTTAACGAGCTTTTAACCAAGCTAAAATCCCAAATCAAAACCGAGCAAGAGTTAAGCGAAACTATCTTAAAAAACTTAGAGAAGATTAGAATATAA
- a CDS encoding restriction endonuclease subunit S — protein sequence MSIPKGWEEVRLGDICDKLGDGIHTTPKYDDNGEYFFINGNNLENGKIVFKEDTKRASEEEFIKHKRELNDRTILVSINGTLGNVATYNNEKCILGKSACYFNVSQGVSKEFIKQVVMHRDFQNYIRLSATGTTIPNVSLAVMRTYKFKLPPLKEQEKIAEILSSCDEHIKNLKNLKSELEKEKLHLMNELLSGKTRFSSFTTPWQEVTLADTCDIQKGQQLNKLNLQENGKFPVINGGIEPSGYYDEFNTQENTITISEGGNSCGYVNFLTTKFWSGGHCYTLQNVKIDNKFLYFYLKYQEKDIMKLRLGSGLPNIQKGSISAVIIKYPSLEEQKKIGEVLSACDERLECLNELITAQTTLKSHLLTELLSGNIRVNT from the coding sequence ATGAGTATTCCAAAAGGTTGGGAAGAAGTAAGGCTGGGGGATATTTGTGATAAACTCGGAGATGGCATTCATACTACCCCAAAATACGATGATAATGGGGAGTATTTTTTTATAAACGGCAATAATTTAGAAAATGGCAAAATAGTTTTCAAAGAAGATACAAAAAGAGCAAGTGAAGAAGAATTTATTAAACATAAAAGAGAGTTAAATGATAGAACAATTCTAGTTTCAATAAACGGCACTTTGGGAAATGTAGCAACTTATAATAATGAAAAATGTATATTAGGTAAAAGCGCTTGTTATTTTAATGTTTCACAAGGCGTAAGCAAAGAATTTATCAAACAAGTTGTAATGCACAGAGATTTTCAAAATTATATAAGACTTTCCGCTACAGGAACAACAATTCCAAATGTTTCGTTGGCTGTAATGAGAACTTATAAATTTAAACTCCCACCATTAAAAGAGCAAGAAAAAATCGCTGAGATTTTAAGTAGTTGCGATGAGCATATAAAAAATCTAAAGAATTTGAAATCGGAATTAGAAAAAGAAAAACTCCACCTAATGAACGAGCTACTAAGCGGCAAAACCCGTTTTAGTAGCTTCACCACCCCTTGGCAAGAAGTAACTCTCGCCGACACTTGCGACATACAAAAAGGGCAACAGCTAAACAAACTTAATTTGCAAGAAAATGGAAAATTCCCCGTAATAAATGGTGGAATAGAGCCATCGGGGTATTATGATGAGTTTAACACACAAGAAAATACGATAACCATTAGTGAAGGTGGGAATTCGTGTGGCTATGTTAATTTTTTAACCACTAAATTTTGGAGTGGGGGACATTGTTACACTTTGCAAAATGTAAAAATAGATAATAAATTTTTATATTTTTATTTGAAATATCAAGAAAAAGACATTATGAAATTAAGATTAGGCAGTGGGTTGCCAAATATTCAAAAAGGCTCAATTTCGGCAGTAATAATAAAATATCCAAGCCTAGAAGAGCAGAAGAAGATAGGGGAAGTCTTAAGTGCGTGTGATGAGCGTTTGGAGTGTCTAAACGAGCTAATAACAGCCCAAACCACCCTCAAATCCCACCTCCTCACCGAACTCTTAAGTGGAAATATAAGGGTAAACACCTAA
- a CDS encoding ATP-binding protein: MSGSCKTYSTKITLKSLKSTNAKSNAIIEAVANSIDANSKNIYINLHKETGDIFETYFLCINDDGCGFPSDDKEFGIALSEFMVSNKTKARYGKKGKGRYAFALATDSPFEDGAVIYTKRNNGITKISFKTDVNGNIEFNCSESSESFEDNIVTSVIIKDLNIKHFHFDNIKSDDIKEYLTVIKSDIITYFADIIASDSVSIYVNDEKLIIDDYLISKASETIMLEEQEFNVDYYIWNEEIKLIGDRQKHMLFFDGSGSLVAKRPSGVEKVDCIDYKQCHTAIIKSQYLSEIQDEIFDEQILMSDDILIKLCRQITLKLKELLRQEYLKTYNVSVNDYIARMDVKVKLDDTTDTVYNALLNPFVEKFYGKKIGDNLKTIVARLIKVMINTSSDEYLDNLKYILDLNDEQIKKFDYVNKNVGIIKLVNKYEKYILRLDFLNHFEKIVYGEERQYIKERTMLHKVVEKNLWIINEEYETVSKENINSDESIKRIIKTNNFFSSDSIKLDEIVSKENISLDKIPDIFITFKKDKEIHIIELKRPIVNINLGILREVEDKYTNAFNTLSQEYGEEVTIKAMAISSELKDMTKDKIIKDKGYVIQPNTWRNLINGARDVLAQKLEKLDKQIKHSQWNEIKEFLRDYGAKV, from the coding sequence ATGTCAGGTTCTTGTAAAACATATTCTACTAAGATTACTCTAAAAAGTCTAAAATCAACTAATGCAAAGTCAAATGCTATAATTGAAGCTGTTGCAAATTCTATTGATGCAAATAGTAAAAATATATATATTAATCTTCATAAAGAAACCGGTGACATTTTTGAAACATACTTTTTATGTATTAATGATGATGGGTGTGGTTTTCCTAGTGATGATAAGGAATTTGGCATTGCTCTGTCTGAATTTATGGTTTCAAATAAAACTAAAGCAAGGTATGGTAAAAAGGGCAAAGGTAGATACGCTTTTGCTCTTGCTACAGACTCACCATTTGAAGATGGGGCTGTTATTTATACAAAAAGAAATAATGGAATAACAAAAATTAGTTTTAAAACAGATGTGAATGGTAATATTGAATTTAATTGTAGTGAAAGTAGTGAAAGTTTTGAAGATAATATTGTTACAAGCGTTATTATAAAAGATTTAAATATTAAGCATTTTCATTTTGATAATATTAAAAGTGATGACATTAAAGAATATCTAACCGTTATTAAATCAGATATTATTACTTATTTCGCAGATATTATTGCTTCTGATAGTGTAAGTATATATGTAAATGATGAAAAACTAATTATAGATGACTATTTGATAAGTAAAGCAAGTGAAACGATTATGCTAGAAGAACAAGAATTTAATGTTGATTATTATATTTGGAACGAAGAGATTAAATTAATTGGTGATAGACAAAAACATATGCTATTTTTTGATGGTAGTGGTAGTTTGGTTGCAAAACGACCTTCGGGAGTTGAAAAGGTTGATTGTATAGATTATAAACAGTGTCATACAGCAATTATTAAAAGTCAATATCTTAGTGAAATACAAGATGAAATTTTTGATGAGCAGATTTTGATGTCAGATGATATATTAATAAAGCTTTGTAGACAAATAACTTTAAAATTAAAAGAATTACTTAGGCAAGAATATTTAAAGACCTATAATGTTTCAGTGAATGATTATATCGCAAGAATGGATGTTAAGGTTAAGTTAGATGATACAACAGATACAGTTTATAATGCTTTATTAAATCCATTTGTTGAAAAATTTTATGGTAAAAAAATTGGAGATAATTTAAAAACTATTGTTGCAAGACTAATTAAGGTTATGATAAATACAAGCTCAGATGAATATTTGGATAATCTTAAGTATATTTTAGATTTAAACGACGAGCAAATAAAAAAATTTGATTATGTTAATAAAAATGTAGGGATAATAAAACTTGTTAACAAATATGAAAAATATATTTTAAGGCTTGATTTTTTAAATCATTTTGAAAAAATTGTTTATGGAGAAGAAAGGCAATATATAAAAGAAAGGACAATGCTTCATAAAGTTGTTGAAAAGAATTTATGGATAATAAATGAAGAGTATGAAACTGTTTCTAAAGAAAATATCAATAGTGACGAATCAATAAAGCGTATTATAAAAACAAATAATTTTTTTTCTAGCGATAGTATTAAGTTAGATGAAATTGTTTCTAAAGAAAATATTAGTCTAGATAAAATACCTGATATTTTTATAACATTTAAAAAAGATAAAGAAATACACATTATTGAATTAAAACGACCTATTGTCAATATAAATCTTGGCATACTTAGAGAAGTTGAAGATAAATATACAAATGCATTCAATACGCTTTCTCAAGAATATGGCGAAGAAGTAACTATAAAGGCTATGGCAATTTCATCTGAACTTAAAGATATGACAAAGGATAAAATCATAAAAGACAAAGGGTATGTTATACAGCCAAACACTTGGAGAAATTTAATTAATGGTGCTAGAGATGTATTAGCTCAAAAATTAGAAAAATTAGACAAGCAAATTAAGCATAGTCAATGGAATGAAATAAAAGAGTTCTTAAGAGATTATGGAGCTAAGGTATAA
- a CDS encoding superinfection exclusion B family protein, with translation MNFDLSEFLKYFKSLFSVAFAVLIAGVILLSFEDFLGKFLGIEELLNNYKGILGLAVFLSFIIVLAKAFEQIVVFYKDIKKKRDLQNKYNNKKSAYKNTLINLKLDEKMLLMEFLCDETGMIRIDFDFNRYDGIDRVVTFLTTRKIIYLACNEYISGIYKIDKLYFEIMQENPKEIFYEDEFKEYFIEEKES, from the coding sequence ATGAATTTTGATTTAAGTGAATTTTTAAAGTATTTTAAAAGTTTATTTTCTGTTGCATTTGCTGTTTTGATAGCTGGGGTTATCTTGCTAAGCTTTGAAGATTTTTTAGGAAAATTTTTAGGGATAGAAGAATTGCTAAATAATTATAAAGGCATATTAGGTTTAGCAGTGTTTCTATCTTTTATAATTGTTTTAGCAAAAGCATTTGAACAGATTGTTGTTTTTTATAAAGATATAAAGAAAAAAAGAGATTTGCAAAATAAATATAACAATAAAAAATCAGCCTATAAAAATACTTTAATAAATCTAAAACTAGATGAAAAAATGTTGCTTATGGAATTTTTATGCGATGAAACAGGTATGATAAGAATTGATTTTGATTTCAATAGATATGATGGGATAGACAGAGTTGTAACTTTTTTAACTACAAGAAAAATAATATATCTAGCATGTAATGAGTATATTAGTGGTATTTATAAGATTGATAAGCTTTATTTTGAAATAATGCAAGAAAATCCAAAAGAAATATTTTACGAAGATGAATTTAAAGAATACTTTATAGAAGAAAAGGAGAGTTAA